One stretch of Equus przewalskii isolate Varuska chromosome 9, EquPr2, whole genome shotgun sequence DNA includes these proteins:
- the NHSL1 gene encoding NHS-like protein 1 isoform X2 yields the protein MCIELPKLQSIFVTGRTADDDPAGGQTVSNLDEESRWTVHYTAPWHQQENVFLPSTRPPCVEDLHRQAKLNLKSVLRECDKLRQDGSRSSQYYSQGPTFAAGSSPLCDGYQDEDEEADHECSISSLEEETFSSIRRPKTPSSSDCSNLNTQTNWAKSLPLPTPEEKMRQQAQTVQADVVPINITGENFDRQASLRRSLIYTDTLVRRPKKVKRRKTITGVPDNIQKELASGTGEDDVGGPSVYNPDDYSTLGRLDSHRSAGQHWETRDSSCQTEEVRVVPPSMRRIRAQRGQGIAAQMGHFSGSSGNMSVLSDSAGIVVPSRLSHEAGFHSLPRSAARASVQSSGPRLGALGSAGGLDGTFPYERDDPQVEGDSGHLGGASRTGTLVRPKSQELRPFESRNLTSPACVVSPHATYSTSIIPNAALSSSSEVIAIHTAPSSGPPDGRITSSSSHTRIKSRDHLLSRCAGKDDRLSPSGSWNEGHCTLSQALDAHSSSATTLLTLCDSAVSLNAPANLENGSPGVAYNRRNKLSFPAPDDADGRSESSDCGGRGRGSAGPWEYGAPGDGRASSPQQRAATPGYSSPISNVSSCSWDQTSNKDDAGSLYSGDHDGYYASAHPDSGCEPGDLRHSSNGFGNPRHSVVNVFEGRAPKSQGDRPHYHDRSLSRSISLRKAKKPPLPPSRTDSLRRTPRKGAPAPGPALNRGPRASPPRVLRLDLGGGGGGSSSQSPCSDAEEPWPPRSRSPSTGSAASSGASATTPTASSLGGAAHSDTSSIRSEGAESWPYCAHGPGAHGDLGGAQGRPGRGGCGAAGAGGSVAAVGSPARRVTSPSSGYSSQSNTPPALTPVPALFKAALPADGRARAKPRVPERKSSLVSSGSLSASSTSLSSSTSADGGGAARTPGSTPPFPPPPFPPLPTSTEAPEGAPRPQSPPFPPPPPHVLLTCPPTPPDPLLLESSVPAAPPPAPPLDPKLLEDARSPFRDSGRAEPPREACRRLPDPEEGRLPPLITREALRTVQLRPVRPSPGPEVAPSCGQGLRRELTPAAPQDRGKPSASPKSRNSTREMQRDSPPACAPGARPTPAGSPGGGRGDAGDPGAGPGTSPSRKPPPIAKKPKLVLVVPPPQRQLPAPGPRGEAGGCAAGAGLEGTRSRCSELEGGATGSVSPRTLDTDVPAVQPDAWRATEQEQPEGQEESRVEDGAHGAGSGPAPQDSRPGAPQPDAAGPSSEACDLLQEEEGDEAMTPSRPRTTEDLFAAIHRSKRKVLGRKDSDDDHSQNHSPSPPVTPTGAAPSLASPKQVGSIQRSVRKSSTSSDSFKALLLKKGSRSDASARMSAAEMLRSTDPRFQRSRSEPSPDTPQSPSSCSPGKSRRAQEEWAKNEGLMPRSLSFSGPRYGRSRTPPSAASSRYSVRNRIQSSPMTVISEGEGEAMEPADDRAPWTVGTARGCPLDGLAGDDIFEGSLLCGREPAASLRAPSPGPAGGTATAEGGGPLREES from the exons AATGTGATAAACTCCGGCAGGATGGCTCCCGAAGTTCCCAGTATTACTCCCAGGGGCCCACCTTTGCAGCTGGCTCCAGCCCACTGTGTGACGGTTATCAGGATGAGGATGAAGAAGCAGATCACGAG TGTTCCATCTCTTCATTGGAAGAGGAAACATTTAGTTCCATCAGGAGACCTAAAACGCCGAGCTCAAGTGACTGTTCCAACCTTAATACTCAAACCAACTGGGCCAAGTCACTTCCCTTGCCAACACCGGAAGAGAAGATGCGGCAGCAGGCCCAAACGGTCCAGGCGGACGTGGTTCCTATCAACATAACGG GGGAGAATTTCGATCGCCAGGCCAGCCTTCGGCGGTCTCTAATTTACACAGACACTCTGGTAAGACGACCGAAGAAAGTCAAAAGGAGAAAGACTATTACAGGAGTCCCTGACAACATACAGAAGGAGCTAG cATCCGGCACGGGTGAGGATGATGTTGGTGGTCCCTCAGTGTACAACCCAGACGACTACTCTACACTGGGAAGGCTTGACAGCCATCGGTCTGCTGGGCAGCACTGGGAAACCAGGGACTCCAGTTGTCAGACAGAGGAAGTGAGAGTCGTCCCACCTTCGATGAGAAGGATCAGGGCGCAGAGGGGGCAGGGCATTGCTGCCCAGATGGGCCACTTCTCCGGCTCCTCCGGGAACATGTCTGTGCTGAGCGATTCCGCCGGCATCGTGGTCCCTTCTCGCCTCAGCCACGAGGCTGGTTTCCACAGCCTCCCACGCTCCGCAGCAAGGGCCAGCGTGCAGTCCAGCGGGCCGAGGCTGGGCGCCCTGGGCTCTGCAGGAGGCCTGGACGGCACTTTCCCCTACGAAAGGGACGACCCACAGGTGGAGGGAGACTCAGGACATTTAGGAGGGGCCTCAAGGACTGGGACTCTTGTGAGGCCCAAATCCCAGGAGCTGAGGCCCTTTGAGAGTAGAAACCTGACAAGCCCAGCGTGTGTGGTTTCTCCCCACGCGACCTACTCGACGAGCATCATCCCCAACGCCGCACTCTCCTCCTCCTCGGAGGTGATTGCCATTCACACTGCTCCGAGTTCAGGGCCACCGGACGGCAGAATTACCAGCTCCTCTTCCCACACAAGGATAAAATCCAGGGACCACCTCCTCTCCAGGTGTGCTGGGAAAGATGACCGTCTGTCTCCCAGTGGCAGCTGGAATGAGGGTCACTGCACTCTCTCACAGGCCTTAGATGCCCATTCCTCCAGTGCGACCACACTGTTGACCCTCTGTGACTCTGCGGTCTCTCTAAATGCCCCTGCAAATCTGGAGAACGGGTCCCCCGGCGTGGCCTACAACCGACGGAACAAGCTGAGCTTCCCGGCGCCTGACGACGCCGACGGCAGGAGTGAGTCCAGTGACTGCGGGGGCCGCGGGCGCGGCAGTGCGGGGCCCTGGGAATACGGCGCCCCCGGGGACGGGCGGGCATCCTCGCCGCAGCAGCGGGCCGCCACTCCGGGTTACTCCAGTCCCATTAGCAACGTGAGCAGCTGCAGCTGGGACCAGACGTCTAACAAAGATGATGCCGGGTCCCTGTATTCGGGGGACCACGATGGCTACTACGCATCTGCGCACCCCGACTCTGGATGCGAACCTGGGGATCTCCGCCACAGCAGCAATGGCTTCGGGAACCCCAGGCACAGTGTGGTCAATGTTTTTGAAGGGAGAGCTCCCAAGAGCCAAGGGGACCGGCCACATTACCATGACAGATCCCTCTCGCGAAGCATCTCCTTGAGGAAAGCGAAGAAGCCTCCGCTGCCGCCGTCGCGGACCGACTCCCTGCGCAGGACGCCCCGCAAGGGTGccccggccccggggccggcgcTCAATCGGGGCCCACGGGCCTCGCCGCCGCGGGTGCTGCGGCTGGACctcggcggcgggggcggcggctcATCCTCCCAGAGCCCCTGCAGCGACGCGGAGGAGCCCTGGCCGCCGCGCTCCCGCAGCCCCAGCACCGGCAGCGCGGCCAGCAGCGGGGCCTCGGCCACCACGCCCACCGCCTCCTCACTGGGCGGGGCCGCGCACAGCGACACGAGCAGCATCAGGTCGGAGGGCGCCGAGTCCTGGCCCTACTGCGCCCACGGCCCAGGCGCGCACGGGGACCTGGGGGGCGCGCAGGGGCGGCCTGGGCGCGGGGGGTGCGGGGCAGCGGGTGCCGGGGGCTCCGTCGCGGCGGTGGGGAGCCCAGCGCGCAGGGTCACCTCGCCGTCCAGTGGGTACTCTAGCCAGTCCAACACGCCCCCTGCGCTCACCCCCGTGCCGGCGCTCTTCAAGGCCGCGTTGCCGGCAGACGGCAGGGCCAGGGCGAAACCCAGGGTCCCCGAGAGGAAGTCCTCCCTGGTTTCCTCGGGGTCGCTGTCTGCGTCCTCCACGTCCCTCTCCTCCAGCACCTCGGCGGATGGGGGTGGGGCCGCGAGGACACCGGGCTCCAcgccccccttccctcctccgcccttccctcctctgcccacctcGACGGAGGCCCCTGAGGGCGCTCCTCGGCCTCAGTCTCCCCCGTTCCCCCCTCCGCCACCACACGTGCTCCTCACTTGTCCCCCCACGCCCCCTGACCCCCTTCTTCTGGAATCCTCTGTCCCCGCAGCGCCCCCGCCTGCCCCACCCCTCGACCCCAAGCTGCTGGAGGACGCCCGGTCTCCTTTCAGAGACTCTGGCCGGGCAGAGCCTCCTCGGGAGGCCTGCCGGCGGCTTCCCGATCCAGAGGAGGGCAGGCTGCCCCCGCTGATAACCCGGGAGGCTCTGCGGACGGTGCAGCTGCGGCCGGTGAGGCCGAGCCCAGGGCCCGAGGTGGCCCCGTCGTGCGGGCAGGGGCTCCGGAGAGAACTCACGCCGGCTGCTCCCCAGGACCGCGGGAAGCCATCTGCTTCCCCGAAATCCCGAAATAGCACGAGAGAGATGCAGCGCGACAGCCCGCCCGCCTGCGCCCCTGGCGCTCGTCCCACTCCCGCCGGGAGcccgggcggggggcgcggggatGCGGGGGACCCCGGGGCTGGGCCCGGCACCTCGCCCAGCAGAAAGCCACCCCCCATTGCCAAGAAGCCCAAGCTGGTCCTCGTGGTGCCGCCCCCGCAGAGGCAGCTCCCGGCGCCCGGCCCGAGGGGAGAGGCGGGCGGCTGTGCGGCCGGGGCCGGTCTAGAGGGGACTCGCTCTCGCTGCTCAGAGTTGGAGGGGGGAGCCACGGGGTCCGTGTCCCCGCGCACCCTGGACACCGATGTTCCCGCGGTGCAGCCTGACGCCTGGCGGGCCACCGAGCAGGAGCAGCCGGAGGGGCAGGAGGAGTCGCGCGTGGAGGACGGAGCGCACGGAGCGGGGAGCGGCCCGGCCCCGCAGGACTCGCGTC CTGGGGCGCCGCAGCCCGACGCGGCCGGTCCTTCCTCGGAGGCCTGCGACCTCCTCCAGGAAGAGGAGGGCGATGAGGCCATGACCCCCAGCAGACCCCGGACCACCGAGGACCTCTTCGCCGCTATTCACAG ATCCAAGAGGAAAGTCCTTGGCCGTAAAGACTCGGATGACGACCACTCCCAGAaccactccccatcccctccagTGACACCCACCGGTGctgcccccagcctggcctccccGAAGCAGGTGGGGTCGATTCAGAGAAGCGTCCGCAAGAGCAGCACCAGCAGCGACAGCTTCAAGGCTCTGCTGCTGAAGAAGGGGAGCCGGTCAGATGCCAGCGCCCGCATGTCGGCCGCAGAGATGCTCAGGAGCACAGACCCCAGGTTTCAGAGGTCAAGGTCGGAGCCTTCGCCAGATACCCCCCAGAGCCCATCAAGCTGCTCCCCAGGCAAGAGTAGGAGGGCCCAGGAGGAGTGGGCCAAGAACGAAGGCCTGATGCCTCGGAGTCTGTCCTTTTCCGGCCCCAGGTACGGCCGTAGCCGGACGCCGCCCTCTGCAGCCAGCAGCAGGTACAGCGTGCGGAACCGGATCCAGAGCAGCCCCATGACCGTCATCtcggaaggagaaggggaagctaTGGAGCCTGCAGATGACAGGGCTCCCTGGACCGTGGGCACTGCAAGGGGCTGTCCGCTGGACGGACTGGCAGGGGACGACATATTCGAGGGCAGCCTGCTCTGCGGCAGGGAGCCAGCCGCCTCCCTGCGGGCCCCGTCTCCCGGCCCTGCAGGTGGCACAGCCACTGCAGAGGGCGGGGGTCCTCTGAGGGAGGAGAGCTAG
- the NHSL1 gene encoding NHS-like protein 1 isoform X4 codes for MVIFTNAKIKSLIKLFKKKTVSNLDEESRWTVHYTAPWHQQENVFLPSTRPPCVEDLHRQAKLNLKSVLRECDKLRQDGSRSSQYYSQGPTFAAGSSPLCDGYQDEDEEADHECSISSLEEETFSSIRRPKTPSSSDCSNLNTQTNWAKSLPLPTPEEKMRQQAQTVQADVVPINITGENFDRQASLRRSLIYTDTLVRRPKKVKRRKTITGVPDNIQKELASGTGEDDVGGPSVYNPDDYSTLGRLDSHRSAGQHWETRDSSCQTEEVRVVPPSMRRIRAQRGQGIAAQMGHFSGSSGNMSVLSDSAGIVVPSRLSHEAGFHSLPRSAARASVQSSGPRLGALGSAGGLDGTFPYERDDPQVEGDSGHLGGASRTGTLVRPKSQELRPFESRNLTSPACVVSPHATYSTSIIPNAALSSSSEVIAIHTAPSSGPPDGRITSSSSHTRIKSRDHLLSRCAGKDDRLSPSGSWNEGHCTLSQALDAHSSSATTLLTLCDSAVSLNAPANLENGSPGVAYNRRNKLSFPAPDDADGRSESSDCGGRGRGSAGPWEYGAPGDGRASSPQQRAATPGYSSPISNVSSCSWDQTSNKDDAGSLYSGDHDGYYASAHPDSGCEPGDLRHSSNGFGNPRHSVVNVFEGRAPKSQGDRPHYHDRSLSRSISLRKAKKPPLPPSRTDSLRRTPRKGAPAPGPALNRGPRASPPRVLRLDLGGGGGGSSSQSPCSDAEEPWPPRSRSPSTGSAASSGASATTPTASSLGGAAHSDTSSIRSEGAESWPYCAHGPGAHGDLGGAQGRPGRGGCGAAGAGGSVAAVGSPARRVTSPSSGYSSQSNTPPALTPVPALFKAALPADGRARAKPRVPERKSSLVSSGSLSASSTSLSSSTSADGGGAARTPGSTPPFPPPPFPPLPTSTEAPEGAPRPQSPPFPPPPPHVLLTCPPTPPDPLLLESSVPAAPPPAPPLDPKLLEDARSPFRDSGRAEPPREACRRLPDPEEGRLPPLITREALRTVQLRPVRPSPGPEVAPSCGQGLRRELTPAAPQDRGKPSASPKSRNSTREMQRDSPPACAPGARPTPAGSPGGGRGDAGDPGAGPGTSPSRKPPPIAKKPKLVLVVPPPQRQLPAPGPRGEAGGCAAGAGLEGTRSRCSELEGGATGSVSPRTLDTDVPAVQPDAWRATEQEQPEGQEESRVEDGAHGAGSGPAPQDSRPGAPQPDAAGPSSEACDLLQEEEGDEAMTPSRPRTTEDLFAAIHRSKRKVLGRKDSDDDHSQNHSPSPPVTPTGAAPSLASPKQVGSIQRSVRKSSTSSDSFKALLLKKGSRSDASARMSAAEMLRSTDPRFQRSRSEPSPDTPQSPSSCSPGKSRRAQEEWAKNEGLMPRSLSFSGPRYGRSRTPPSAASSRYSVRNRIQSSPMTVISEGEGEAMEPADDRAPWTVGTARGCPLDGLAGDDIFEGSLLCGREPAASLRAPSPGPAGGTATAEGGGPLREES; via the exons AATGTGATAAACTCCGGCAGGATGGCTCCCGAAGTTCCCAGTATTACTCCCAGGGGCCCACCTTTGCAGCTGGCTCCAGCCCACTGTGTGACGGTTATCAGGATGAGGATGAAGAAGCAGATCACGAG TGTTCCATCTCTTCATTGGAAGAGGAAACATTTAGTTCCATCAGGAGACCTAAAACGCCGAGCTCAAGTGACTGTTCCAACCTTAATACTCAAACCAACTGGGCCAAGTCACTTCCCTTGCCAACACCGGAAGAGAAGATGCGGCAGCAGGCCCAAACGGTCCAGGCGGACGTGGTTCCTATCAACATAACGG GGGAGAATTTCGATCGCCAGGCCAGCCTTCGGCGGTCTCTAATTTACACAGACACTCTGGTAAGACGACCGAAGAAAGTCAAAAGGAGAAAGACTATTACAGGAGTCCCTGACAACATACAGAAGGAGCTAG cATCCGGCACGGGTGAGGATGATGTTGGTGGTCCCTCAGTGTACAACCCAGACGACTACTCTACACTGGGAAGGCTTGACAGCCATCGGTCTGCTGGGCAGCACTGGGAAACCAGGGACTCCAGTTGTCAGACAGAGGAAGTGAGAGTCGTCCCACCTTCGATGAGAAGGATCAGGGCGCAGAGGGGGCAGGGCATTGCTGCCCAGATGGGCCACTTCTCCGGCTCCTCCGGGAACATGTCTGTGCTGAGCGATTCCGCCGGCATCGTGGTCCCTTCTCGCCTCAGCCACGAGGCTGGTTTCCACAGCCTCCCACGCTCCGCAGCAAGGGCCAGCGTGCAGTCCAGCGGGCCGAGGCTGGGCGCCCTGGGCTCTGCAGGAGGCCTGGACGGCACTTTCCCCTACGAAAGGGACGACCCACAGGTGGAGGGAGACTCAGGACATTTAGGAGGGGCCTCAAGGACTGGGACTCTTGTGAGGCCCAAATCCCAGGAGCTGAGGCCCTTTGAGAGTAGAAACCTGACAAGCCCAGCGTGTGTGGTTTCTCCCCACGCGACCTACTCGACGAGCATCATCCCCAACGCCGCACTCTCCTCCTCCTCGGAGGTGATTGCCATTCACACTGCTCCGAGTTCAGGGCCACCGGACGGCAGAATTACCAGCTCCTCTTCCCACACAAGGATAAAATCCAGGGACCACCTCCTCTCCAGGTGTGCTGGGAAAGATGACCGTCTGTCTCCCAGTGGCAGCTGGAATGAGGGTCACTGCACTCTCTCACAGGCCTTAGATGCCCATTCCTCCAGTGCGACCACACTGTTGACCCTCTGTGACTCTGCGGTCTCTCTAAATGCCCCTGCAAATCTGGAGAACGGGTCCCCCGGCGTGGCCTACAACCGACGGAACAAGCTGAGCTTCCCGGCGCCTGACGACGCCGACGGCAGGAGTGAGTCCAGTGACTGCGGGGGCCGCGGGCGCGGCAGTGCGGGGCCCTGGGAATACGGCGCCCCCGGGGACGGGCGGGCATCCTCGCCGCAGCAGCGGGCCGCCACTCCGGGTTACTCCAGTCCCATTAGCAACGTGAGCAGCTGCAGCTGGGACCAGACGTCTAACAAAGATGATGCCGGGTCCCTGTATTCGGGGGACCACGATGGCTACTACGCATCTGCGCACCCCGACTCTGGATGCGAACCTGGGGATCTCCGCCACAGCAGCAATGGCTTCGGGAACCCCAGGCACAGTGTGGTCAATGTTTTTGAAGGGAGAGCTCCCAAGAGCCAAGGGGACCGGCCACATTACCATGACAGATCCCTCTCGCGAAGCATCTCCTTGAGGAAAGCGAAGAAGCCTCCGCTGCCGCCGTCGCGGACCGACTCCCTGCGCAGGACGCCCCGCAAGGGTGccccggccccggggccggcgcTCAATCGGGGCCCACGGGCCTCGCCGCCGCGGGTGCTGCGGCTGGACctcggcggcgggggcggcggctcATCCTCCCAGAGCCCCTGCAGCGACGCGGAGGAGCCCTGGCCGCCGCGCTCCCGCAGCCCCAGCACCGGCAGCGCGGCCAGCAGCGGGGCCTCGGCCACCACGCCCACCGCCTCCTCACTGGGCGGGGCCGCGCACAGCGACACGAGCAGCATCAGGTCGGAGGGCGCCGAGTCCTGGCCCTACTGCGCCCACGGCCCAGGCGCGCACGGGGACCTGGGGGGCGCGCAGGGGCGGCCTGGGCGCGGGGGGTGCGGGGCAGCGGGTGCCGGGGGCTCCGTCGCGGCGGTGGGGAGCCCAGCGCGCAGGGTCACCTCGCCGTCCAGTGGGTACTCTAGCCAGTCCAACACGCCCCCTGCGCTCACCCCCGTGCCGGCGCTCTTCAAGGCCGCGTTGCCGGCAGACGGCAGGGCCAGGGCGAAACCCAGGGTCCCCGAGAGGAAGTCCTCCCTGGTTTCCTCGGGGTCGCTGTCTGCGTCCTCCACGTCCCTCTCCTCCAGCACCTCGGCGGATGGGGGTGGGGCCGCGAGGACACCGGGCTCCAcgccccccttccctcctccgcccttccctcctctgcccacctcGACGGAGGCCCCTGAGGGCGCTCCTCGGCCTCAGTCTCCCCCGTTCCCCCCTCCGCCACCACACGTGCTCCTCACTTGTCCCCCCACGCCCCCTGACCCCCTTCTTCTGGAATCCTCTGTCCCCGCAGCGCCCCCGCCTGCCCCACCCCTCGACCCCAAGCTGCTGGAGGACGCCCGGTCTCCTTTCAGAGACTCTGGCCGGGCAGAGCCTCCTCGGGAGGCCTGCCGGCGGCTTCCCGATCCAGAGGAGGGCAGGCTGCCCCCGCTGATAACCCGGGAGGCTCTGCGGACGGTGCAGCTGCGGCCGGTGAGGCCGAGCCCAGGGCCCGAGGTGGCCCCGTCGTGCGGGCAGGGGCTCCGGAGAGAACTCACGCCGGCTGCTCCCCAGGACCGCGGGAAGCCATCTGCTTCCCCGAAATCCCGAAATAGCACGAGAGAGATGCAGCGCGACAGCCCGCCCGCCTGCGCCCCTGGCGCTCGTCCCACTCCCGCCGGGAGcccgggcggggggcgcggggatGCGGGGGACCCCGGGGCTGGGCCCGGCACCTCGCCCAGCAGAAAGCCACCCCCCATTGCCAAGAAGCCCAAGCTGGTCCTCGTGGTGCCGCCCCCGCAGAGGCAGCTCCCGGCGCCCGGCCCGAGGGGAGAGGCGGGCGGCTGTGCGGCCGGGGCCGGTCTAGAGGGGACTCGCTCTCGCTGCTCAGAGTTGGAGGGGGGAGCCACGGGGTCCGTGTCCCCGCGCACCCTGGACACCGATGTTCCCGCGGTGCAGCCTGACGCCTGGCGGGCCACCGAGCAGGAGCAGCCGGAGGGGCAGGAGGAGTCGCGCGTGGAGGACGGAGCGCACGGAGCGGGGAGCGGCCCGGCCCCGCAGGACTCGCGTC CTGGGGCGCCGCAGCCCGACGCGGCCGGTCCTTCCTCGGAGGCCTGCGACCTCCTCCAGGAAGAGGAGGGCGATGAGGCCATGACCCCCAGCAGACCCCGGACCACCGAGGACCTCTTCGCCGCTATTCACAG ATCCAAGAGGAAAGTCCTTGGCCGTAAAGACTCGGATGACGACCACTCCCAGAaccactccccatcccctccagTGACACCCACCGGTGctgcccccagcctggcctccccGAAGCAGGTGGGGTCGATTCAGAGAAGCGTCCGCAAGAGCAGCACCAGCAGCGACAGCTTCAAGGCTCTGCTGCTGAAGAAGGGGAGCCGGTCAGATGCCAGCGCCCGCATGTCGGCCGCAGAGATGCTCAGGAGCACAGACCCCAGGTTTCAGAGGTCAAGGTCGGAGCCTTCGCCAGATACCCCCCAGAGCCCATCAAGCTGCTCCCCAGGCAAGAGTAGGAGGGCCCAGGAGGAGTGGGCCAAGAACGAAGGCCTGATGCCTCGGAGTCTGTCCTTTTCCGGCCCCAGGTACGGCCGTAGCCGGACGCCGCCCTCTGCAGCCAGCAGCAGGTACAGCGTGCGGAACCGGATCCAGAGCAGCCCCATGACCGTCATCtcggaaggagaaggggaagctaTGGAGCCTGCAGATGACAGGGCTCCCTGGACCGTGGGCACTGCAAGGGGCTGTCCGCTGGACGGACTGGCAGGGGACGACATATTCGAGGGCAGCCTGCTCTGCGGCAGGGAGCCAGCCGCCTCCCTGCGGGCCCCGTCTCCCGGCCCTGCAGGTGGCACAGCCACTGCAGAGGGCGGGGGTCCTCTGAGGGAGGAGAGCTAG